One region of Erwinia tracheiphila genomic DNA includes:
- a CDS encoding IS1 family transposase (programmed frameshift) has product MAKVDVVCPQCNETHAVRCNGHSASGAQRYICKHCSKTFLLNFSYAGAKPDTHQTIVNMAMNGYGCRDTARVLGISLNTILRHLKKFPPKQVAENIDPETEVVICCEAGEQWSYVRCKSNPRWLFYAYDRIRKRALAHVFGPRNAPTLRRLPALLSKFNIAFYMTDAWPVYKVLLSATGHVVSKKYTQRTERHNLNLRTHIKRLTRRTICFSKSEEMHDKIIGWYLTLHHYQ; this is encoded by the exons ATGGCTAAAGTTGATGTCGTCTGCCCTCAGTGCAATGAAACTCATGCTGTACGATGTAACGGACATTCAGCATCCGGTGCCCAACGTTACATCTGCAAGCATTGTTCAAAGACCTTTCTGCTCAACTTTAGCTACGCCGGTGCCAAACCAGACACACACCAGACCATTGTTAATATGGCCATGAATGGTTACGGATGTCGCGATACCGCACGGGTTCTCGGTATCAGCCTCAATACGATTCTGCGGCACTTAAAAAAATTTC CGCCAAAGCAGGTAGCTGAGAATATCGACCCCGAAACGGAGGTTGTTATCTGCTGTGAAGCCGGTGAACAATGGTCTTACGTGCGGTGTAAAAGCAATCCCCGGTGGTTGTTCTATGCTTATGACCGTATCCGCAAACGTGCTCTGGCCCACGTCTTCGGCCCGAGAAATGCCCCGACCCTGCGACGATTGCCGGCCCTGTTAAGCAAATTTAACATTGCCTTTTATATGACAGATGCGTGGCCGGTTTATAAAGTTCTGTTAAGTGCAACAGGCCACGTGGTGAGCAAGAAATATACCCAACGGACAGAACGACATAATCTTAATCTTCGCACACATATCAAACGACTGACCCGCAGAACAATTTGCTTTTCGAAGTCAGAGGAAATGCACGATAAGATCATCGGTTGGTATCTTACTCTTCATCATTATCAATAA
- a CDS encoding IS481 family transposase, which yields MIHTNNPIIKHKAGLLNLAEELGNVSKACKIMGVSRDTFYRYQELAAEGGIDALINQNRRVPNLKNRADEATERAVVEYAVEFPAHGQHRTSNELRKKGVFISGSGVRSIWQRHDLENFRKRLKALEEKVAREGIVLTDAQIAALEKKAHDDEASGEIETAHPGYLGSQDTFYVGNLKGVGRIYQQTFVDTYSKVAHCKLYTSKTPITAADLLNDRVLPFYEAQGLPMLRILTDRGTEYCGKVEQHDYQLYLAINDIDHTKTKAMSPQTNGICERFHKTILQDFYQVTFRKKLYEDLESLQTDLDNGLWHYNNERTHQGKMCCGRTPMATLLDGKRVWAEKNLNQI from the coding sequence ATGATTCATACTAACAATCCCATCATCAAACACAAAGCCGGCCTGCTCAATCTCGCCGAAGAACTCGGTAACGTATCAAAAGCCTGCAAGATCATGGGCGTGTCACGCGACACGTTTTACCGTTATCAGGAACTGGCTGCTGAAGGCGGCATCGATGCGCTGATTAACCAGAACCGCCGCGTCCCCAACCTGAAGAACCGCGCCGACGAAGCCACTGAACGCGCTGTTGTTGAATATGCCGTTGAGTTCCCGGCCCACGGGCAACACCGGACCAGTAATGAGCTGCGTAAAAAAGGCGTGTTTATCTCCGGTAGCGGCGTGCGCTCCATCTGGCAACGGCACGACCTGGAGAACTTCCGTAAACGCCTGAAGGCACTTGAGGAAAAGGTCGCCAGAGAAGGCATCGTGCTTACCGACGCTCAAATCGCAGCGCTGGAGAAGAAGGCCCACGATGACGAGGCCAGCGGAGAAATCGAAACTGCTCACCCGGGTTATCTCGGGTCGCAGGACACCTTCTACGTGGGCAATCTGAAAGGTGTGGGTCGTATCTACCAGCAGACGTTCGTGGATACGTACTCGAAAGTGGCACACTGCAAGCTGTATACGAGTAAAACGCCGATCACCGCCGCAGACCTGCTCAATGATCGCGTACTGCCGTTCTACGAGGCTCAGGGACTGCCGATGCTGAGGATCCTGACCGACAGGGGAACGGAGTACTGTGGTAAGGTGGAGCAGCATGATTACCAGCTGTATCTGGCCATCAACGATATCGACCATACAAAAACGAAGGCGATGTCTCCGCAGACGAACGGCATCTGCGAGCGCTTCCATAAAACTATTTTGCAGGATTTTTATCAGGTTACGTTCCGTAAGAAGTTATACGAAGACCTGGAGAGCCTGCAAACGGATCTGGACAACGGGTTGTGGCATTACAATAATGAGCGAACTCATCAGGGAAAAATGTGCTGCGGGCGTACGCCAATGGCCACGTTACTTGATGGTAAACGAGTCTGGGCAGAAAAAAATCTGAACCAGATTTAA
- a CDS encoding IS256 family transposase, which produces MDEKRLKALAAELAKGLKTEADLNQFSRMLTKLTVETALNAELTDHIGHEKNAPKTGSNTRNGYSSKTLLCDDGEIEISTPRDRESTFEPQLIKKNQTRITQMDSQILSLYAKGMTTREIVATFKEMYDADVSPTLISKVTDAVKEQVSEWQNRPLDALYPIVYLDCIVVKVRHSGTVINKAVFLALGINTEGQKELLGMWLAENEGAKFWLSVLTELKNRGLQDILIACVDGLKGFPDAINSVYPQTHIQLCIIHMVRNSLKYVSWKDYKAVTGGLKAVYQAPTEAAALMALDKFADVWDDKYPQISKSWRAHWENLNTFFGYPPDIRKAIYTTNAIESLNSVIRAAIKKRKVFPTDDSVRKVIYLAIQSASKKWSMPIQNWRLAMSRFICISRDLI; this is translated from the coding sequence ATGGACGAAAAAAGACTCAAAGCCCTTGCGGCTGAACTGGCTAAGGGGCTGAAAACCGAAGCCGATCTCAACCAGTTTTCCCGCATGCTGACGAAGCTTACAGTTGAAACTGCGCTCAATGCTGAGCTGACTGACCACATCGGACACGAAAAGAACGCACCCAAAACAGGCTCAAATACCCGCAATGGTTATTCGTCAAAAACGTTGTTGTGCGACGATGGTGAGATTGAAATCAGTACACCACGTGATCGTGAAAGCACCTTCGAACCTCAGCTTATTAAGAAAAATCAGACACGTATTACGCAGATGGACAGTCAGATCCTGTCGTTGTATGCAAAAGGCATGACCACCCGGGAGATTGTCGCCACCTTCAAAGAAATGTACGATGCGGACGTCTCACCCACGCTGATATCGAAAGTCACTGATGCGGTGAAAGAGCAGGTATCTGAGTGGCAAAACCGTCCGCTGGATGCTCTGTATCCCATTGTTTATCTTGACTGTATTGTCGTAAAAGTTCGCCACAGTGGCACTGTAATTAACAAAGCCGTATTCCTTGCTCTGGGTATTAACACCGAAGGCCAGAAAGAATTACTGGGCATGTGGCTCGCAGAAAATGAAGGTGCGAAGTTCTGGCTCAGCGTGCTGACTGAGCTGAAGAATCGAGGTCTCCAGGATATCCTGATTGCCTGCGTGGATGGCCTTAAGGGCTTTCCGGATGCGATAAACAGCGTGTACCCGCAGACGCATATCCAGTTGTGCATTATTCACATGGTACGCAACAGCCTGAAATACGTGTCATGGAAGGACTATAAAGCCGTTACTGGCGGTCTGAAAGCGGTTTATCAGGCTCCGACAGAAGCAGCAGCGCTGATGGCCCTGGATAAGTTCGCTGATGTCTGGGACGACAAATATCCGCAAATCAGCAAAAGCTGGCGTGCACACTGGGAAAATCTCAATACGTTCTTTGGTTATCCACCAGATATACGTAAGGCTATCTACACCACGAATGCCATCGAGTCGCTGAACAGCGTTATCCGGGCAGCGATAAAGAAACGCAAAGTGTTCCCGACAGATGACTCAGTGCGCAAGGTGATATATCTGGCAATCCAGTCGGCCTCGAAAAAATGGAGTATGCCGATCCAGAACTGGCGGCTGGCAATGAGTCGCTTTATTTGTATTAGTCGCGACTTGATCTGA
- a CDS encoding IS4 family transposase has product MELSQALGIINAATPERARSLADLIPPELIQQALTLTDTVTLRKRKLSLESMIWLVVGMSIFCDRPMTEIVNLMDITDRTGAPFTARSAVIQRRKTLGENAVRELFDITQQHWNQQAAHPKWHGLNLFAVDGVVWRTADTPENRAVFSKHSSQYGEGGYPQVRMVCLMELSSHLIAASAFDSEKVSEMRLAEHLTEKTPNNSITLFDKGFYSMGLLHHWQTAGEHRHWLLPLKKHVQYQVVRRLGRGDELICLKTSPRARKQWPGVPEEMVARLLTRRVDGKERQVLTSLTDPNRYPGKDISELYRHRWETELGYREAKQGMLDSRWTLRSRLPELVRQELWGVLLAYNLVRYQMVQMAFHLKGDYLPYQLSFSGAISEIIRMLITLPWASPGKMPGELRTLYEQAKWLVLPGRRERSYPRELRVKSRKYPDKKVAGHLK; this is encoded by the coding sequence ATGGAACTTTCCCAGGCCCTCGGCATCATCAATGCCGCCACTCCTGAGCGCGCCCGTAGTCTCGCCGACCTTATTCCTCCCGAGCTTATTCAGCAGGCGCTCACCCTGACCGATACCGTTACTTTGCGTAAACGTAAACTTTCCCTCGAATCCATGATTTGGCTTGTCGTTGGGATGTCCATTTTTTGCGATCGTCCGATGACCGAAATCGTCAATCTGATGGATATTACTGACCGGACCGGAGCTCCTTTTACCGCACGCAGCGCTGTCATTCAGCGCCGTAAGACTCTGGGTGAAAATGCAGTGCGGGAGCTTTTTGATATCACACAGCAGCACTGGAATCAGCAGGCTGCACATCCAAAATGGCACGGTCTGAATCTGTTTGCTGTCGACGGCGTGGTCTGGCGTACCGCCGATACGCCGGAAAACAGAGCCGTCTTCAGTAAACACAGCAGCCAGTACGGCGAAGGCGGCTATCCTCAGGTGCGAATGGTTTGTCTGATGGAGCTGAGCAGCCATCTGATCGCCGCCAGTGCATTCGACAGTGAAAAAGTCAGTGAAATGCGGCTGGCTGAGCACCTGACGGAGAAAACCCCGAATAACAGTATCACCCTGTTCGATAAGGGATTTTATTCGATGGGTCTGCTTCATCACTGGCAGACAGCAGGAGAACACCGTCACTGGTTGTTGCCGTTGAAAAAACACGTACAGTATCAGGTGGTTCGCCGTTTGGGGCGTGGAGATGAACTGATATGCCTGAAAACCAGTCCACGAGCCAGGAAGCAATGGCCAGGGGTCCCGGAAGAAATGGTGGCAAGACTGCTGACCCGCAGGGTAGACGGTAAAGAGAGGCAGGTGCTGACGTCACTGACAGACCCGAATCGCTATCCGGGTAAAGATATCAGCGAGCTATATCGCCACCGCTGGGAAACAGAACTGGGCTACCGGGAAGCAAAGCAGGGTATGCTGGACAGCCGGTGGACATTACGCAGTCGCCTGCCGGAGCTGGTGAGACAGGAGCTATGGGGGGTACTGCTGGCTTATAACCTGGTGCGATATCAGATGGTGCAGATGGCGTTCCATCTGAAAGGAGATTACCTGCCTTACCAGCTGAGCTTCAGTGGAGCGATAAGCGAAATAATCCGGATGCTGATAACCCTGCCCTGGGCTTCGCCGGGAAAAATGCCGGGAGAACTGAGAACCCTGTATGAACAGGCGAAATGGCTTGTGTTACCGGGTAGAAGAGAGCGAAGTTACCCGAGAGAGTTGAGGGTAAAGAGCAGGAAATATCCGGATAAAAAGGTTGCTGGTCACCTTAAGTGA
- a CDS encoding IS481 family transposase has protein sequence MLHTNNPIIKHKAGLLNLDEELGNVSKACKIMGVSRDTFYRYQELAEEGGIDALVNQSRRVPNLKNRADEATERAVVEYAVEFPAHGQHRTSNELRKKGVFISGSGVRSIWQRHDLENFRKRLKALEEKVAKEGIVLTDAQIAALEKKAHDDEASGEIETAHPGYLGSQDTFYVGNLKGVGRIYQQTFVDTYSKVAHCKLYTSKTPITAADLLNDRVLPFYEAQGLPMLRILTDRGTEYCGKVEQHDYQLYLAINDIDHTKTKAMSPQTNGICERFHKTILQDFYQVTFRKKLYGDLESLQADLDNWLWHYNNERTHQGKMCCGRTPMATLLDGKRVWAEKNLNQI, from the coding sequence ATGCTTCATACTAACAATCCCATCATCAAACACAAAGCCGGTTTACTCAATCTGGACGAAGAGCTCGGTAACGTATCAAAAGCCTGTAAGATCATGGGCGTGTCGCGAGACACGTTTTACCGTTATCAGGAACTGGCTGAAGAAGGCGGTATTGATGCGCTGGTTAATCAAAGTCGTAGGGTACCCAACCTGAAGAACCGCGCCGATGAGGCCACGGAACGTGCGGTTGTTGAGTACGCCGTTGAGTTCCCGGCTCATGGTCAGCATCGGACTAGCAATGAACTTCGTAAAAAAGGCGTGTTTATCTCCGGCAGCGGCGTGCGCTCCATCTGGCAACGACACGACCTGGAGAACTTCCGTAAACGCCTGAAGGCGCTTGAGGAGAAAGTCGCTAAAGAAGGCATTGTGCTTACCGATGCCCAAATCGCAGCGCTGGAGAAAAAGGCGCATGATGATGAGGCCAGCGGCGAAATCGAGACGGCACATCCGGGTTATCTGGGCTCGCAGGACACCTTCTACGTGGGCAATCTGAAAGGTGTTGGCCGTATCTACCAGCAGACGTTTGTGGATACGTACTCAAAAGTGGCACACTGCAAGCTGTATACAAGTAAAACGCCGATCACCGCCGCCGACCTGCTCAATGATCGCGTATTGCCGTTCTACGAGGCTCAGGGACTGCCGATGCTGAGAATACTGACCGACAGGGGTACGGAGTACTGTGGTAAAGTGGAGCAGCATGATTATCAGCTTTATCTGGCCATCAACGATATCGACCATACGAAAACGAAGGCGATGTCTCCACAGACGAACGGTATCTGCGAGCGCTTCCATAAAACCATTTTGCAGGATTTTTATCAGGTTACGTTCCGCAAGAAGTTATATGGAGACCTGGAAAGCCTGCAGGCAGATCTGGACAACTGGTTGTGGCATTACAATAATGAGCGAACTCATCAGGGTAAAATGTGCTGCGGGCGTACGCCAATGGCAACTTTACTTGATGGTAAACGGGTCTGGGCAGAAAAAAATCTGAACCAGATTTAA
- a CDS encoding phage collar protein, whose product MFGNLYNVAARVIPQQTAFWYRFKSRALDDLGKWVAQYHPPESVTGSWQAVDTQDVQEMGLVTGKVYRRLYTSHDIHAIQRGDAPDYLVFNGKRYDVTGDADWYAQDGWKSVLCIEAGNDDG is encoded by the coding sequence ATGTTTGGCAATCTCTACAACGTGGCTGCACGGGTGATCCCACAGCAGACAGCTTTCTGGTATCGGTTTAAGTCGCGCGCATTAGACGACCTTGGCAAATGGGTAGCGCAGTACCATCCGCCAGAATCGGTCACGGGTAGCTGGCAGGCGGTGGATACGCAGGATGTACAGGAGATGGGGCTGGTGACCGGCAAAGTTTATCGGCGGCTCTACACTTCGCACGATATTCACGCTATCCAACGGGGGGATGCACCGGATTATCTGGTGTTCAACGGCAAACGCTATGACGTCACCGGTGATGCTGACTGGTACGCGCAGGACGGCTGGAAGTCTGTTCTTTGCATTGAGGCGGGAAACGATGACGGATAA
- a CDS encoding DUF4054 domain-containing protein, with product MIMDAGTFPLEAFRVLYPQFNDVPADDIFIIAKSATCYFSECQGICTSELWMLVVTHMLMLRQMAAKGESPSGAVTSATIDKVSVSFAAPPTSSNWSHWYNLTPFGQQYLALIKRCSVPRYIGGMGERAAFRSVGGRFPMRGRLRR from the coding sequence ATGATTATGGATGCTGGCACCTTTCCCCTCGAAGCATTTCGTGTTCTTTATCCGCAATTCAACGATGTGCCTGCTGATGATATTTTTATTATCGCCAAATCAGCGACCTGTTATTTCTCGGAATGTCAGGGGATCTGCACCAGTGAACTGTGGATGCTGGTGGTTACGCATATGTTGATGTTGCGCCAAATGGCGGCGAAAGGAGAATCCCCTTCGGGGGCGGTGACCAGCGCCACAATCGATAAAGTGAGCGTGTCATTTGCTGCCCCGCCGACGAGTTCAAACTGGTCACACTGGTACAACCTGACGCCATTCGGCCAGCAATATCTGGCGTTGATTAAACGCTGTAGTGTACCGCGCTATATCGGTGGCATGGGAGAACGTGCCGCTTTTCGTAGCGTGGGTGGCCGGTTCCCGATGCGCGGGAGGCTGAGACGATGA